The Lacrimispora xylanolytica genome has a segment encoding these proteins:
- a CDS encoding ABC-F family ATP-binding cassette domain-containing protein produces MIKLENFSFSFPEKELYKDISFTLEEGQHCAFIGASGSGKSTLTDIIMDPERFMYDGKLEITNGLRIGYVSQFSQLDKTRDITVFDYIGEEFIRLQSEIDAICVEMGTSEDIEPLLKKYQESLDALEAIGGDDFENNIRKKLNLADLSRLETSLVSSLSGGEYKLIQVIKEMLTNPHLIIMDEPDAFLDFENLNSLKDLINAHKGMMLIITHNRYLLDHCFDKIIHLENKELQEFNGRYIDYKLSLLQTKIELQELAAADTEEIERVKGIVNKLRNVATAHTEAARGKSLHARVKILERLEARRIKAPFVEIHQPEIRLPELGEVTDTAVLKVDHYHVAFQEVLLEDASFFIGSSDKVALIGPNGTGKTTLLRDIYKNQLDTIEIGEHVTLAFLSQIQGEMLKEDNTVQDEFFEAGFKTYDEIREHLLDYGFRDEVLSQKISNLSGGEKNLLQLAKISVTKANLLLLDEPTSHLDTYSQIALEKAVKEYKGAVLMVSHDFKTIANCADYVLMIEDKTIRKMSIRKFRKMIYAKHFSKDYLEIEDKKKTIETRIESALKSEDFELAKVLSEELEEIIKLL; encoded by the coding sequence ATGATAAAGTTAGAAAATTTTTCCTTTTCTTTTCCCGAAAAGGAGCTTTATAAAGATATTTCATTTACCTTGGAGGAAGGGCAGCATTGTGCTTTTATAGGAGCCAGCGGAAGCGGTAAAAGTACCTTGACGGACATCATCATGGACCCGGAACGGTTTATGTATGATGGAAAGCTGGAAATTACCAACGGTTTAAGAATCGGCTATGTCAGCCAGTTCTCACAGCTTGATAAAACAAGAGATATTACAGTATTCGATTACATCGGGGAAGAATTTATTCGTCTGCAGAGTGAAATTGACGCGATCTGCGTGGAGATGGGAACCTCAGAAGACATTGAGCCCTTACTGAAAAAATATCAGGAGTCTCTTGATGCATTGGAAGCCATTGGTGGAGATGATTTTGAAAACAACATCAGAAAAAAGCTTAATCTGGCAGACCTAAGCAGACTTGAAACATCACTGGTCTCAAGCTTAAGCGGTGGTGAATATAAGCTTATTCAGGTCATTAAGGAAATGCTTACAAATCCTCATCTCATTATCATGGACGAGCCGGATGCATTTTTAGACTTTGAAAACTTAAATTCCCTTAAAGACTTAATCAATGCTCACAAAGGCATGATGCTAATCATAACCCACAACCGGTATTTACTGGACCACTGCTTTGATAAAATCATTCATCTGGAAAATAAAGAGCTTCAGGAGTTTAATGGAAGGTATATTGATTATAAGCTTTCCCTCCTGCAAACAAAGATTGAGCTGCAGGAGCTGGCTGCGGCTGATACGGAAGAGATTGAACGAGTAAAGGGAATTGTTAATAAACTTAGAAATGTAGCAACAGCTCATACAGAAGCAGCCAGAGGGAAATCACTCCACGCAAGAGTAAAGATACTGGAACGTCTGGAAGCCAGAAGAATTAAAGCTCCCTTTGTGGAAATCCATCAGCCGGAAATCCGATTACCGGAATTAGGTGAGGTGACGGATACAGCGGTATTAAAGGTGGATCATTACCATGTGGCCTTTCAGGAGGTTCTATTGGAAGATGCCAGCTTTTTCATTGGTTCATCTGACAAAGTCGCACTCATAGGTCCTAACGGTACCGGAAAAACCACCCTTCTTCGGGATATCTATAAGAACCAGCTGGATACCATTGAGATAGGGGAACATGTGACACTGGCATTTTTATCTCAGATTCAGGGAGAGATGCTGAAGGAAGATAATACGGTACAGGATGAATTCTTTGAGGCAGGATTTAAGACCTATGATGAAATCAGGGAGCATTTGCTGGACTATGGCTTTCGCGATGAAGTATTAAGTCAAAAAATCAGCAATTTATCCGGAGGGGAAAAGAACCTGCTCCAATTGGCGAAAATCTCAGTGACAAAAGCCAATTTACTCCTTCTTGATGAGCCTACCAGCCATTTGGATACTTATTCACAGATTGCCCTGGAAAAGGCGGTAAAGGAATATAAGGGTGCCGTGCTTATGGTATCTCACGATTTTAAGACCATAGCCAATTGTGCGGATTATGTTTTAATGATTGAAGATAAGACCATACGGAAGATGAGCATCCGAAAATTTCGTAAGATGATCTATGCCAAACATTTCAGCAAGGATTATCTGGAGATAGAAGATAAGAAAAAGACAATCGAGACAAGAATAGAATCTGCTTTAAAAAGTGAGGATTTTGAGCTGGCGAAGGTGTTATCGGAAGAGCTGGAAGAGATCATAAAGCTTCTTTAA
- a CDS encoding sodium-translocating pyrophosphatase, whose protein sequence is MSNLDLFLIISILVSALAFGFAAWLFRWVKAQPSSNERVEEIGSYIRKGANTFLRKEYLVLAKFCGAAAIAIFIFLPAPIWKGGSILPNLIIVIAYLCGTVFSAFAGKIGITVATMANIKTAESARNGGLRPSFLSAFRGGAVMGMAVVGSSLLGVALVMAITHDATALLGFSFGASSLALFAKAGGGIFTKTADISADLVGKVELGIPEDDPRNPAVIADNVGDNVGDVAGMGADLFDSNVASMASALVMAIALGNKMGVDYAAMVFCYAALGLLSSIFGVMAARMGKKGDPTMALNMSTYLTTGIFAVLTAGATAFFSFDWRIWGATAIGLLVGVIIGITSDYFTNDNKKPVRNVAKASESGPAFTILSGVSYGFLSVLPSMVGIGISAMISYHLCASISPDDPIAGMFGISMAAVGMLSIVGMIISNDAYGPIADNARGLVEMGDLGEEALEITDSLDSAGNTVKAVTKGFAIAAAGLTIISLLGAFMSEVNEAAGSVVLKGFDIINPSVFFGMLVGAAIPAIFSAMLMLGVDRNAQRMVSEIHRQFREIKGLKEGKPGVMPEYDKCIDIATHGALKELIPAGFVSIIVTIAVGFIGGVEATGGYLTGNIISGLLLALFMSNSGGLWDNAKKYIEAGGNGGKGSDAHKAAVVGDTVGDPFKDTAGPSINTQITVVSLVASLMASLFLSFSLF, encoded by the coding sequence ATGAGTAATTTAGACTTATTTTTAATTATTTCCATTTTGGTATCTGCACTTGCTTTTGGGTTTGCGGCCTGGCTGTTTCGATGGGTCAAGGCTCAGCCGTCTTCCAATGAAAGAGTGGAAGAGATCGGCAGCTACATAAGGAAGGGTGCAAATACATTTCTTCGAAAAGAATATCTTGTTTTGGCAAAATTCTGTGGGGCAGCTGCGATTGCTATTTTTATATTTCTACCGGCTCCTATCTGGAAAGGTGGATCAATCTTACCGAATCTGATTATTGTGATCGCCTATTTATGCGGTACTGTTTTTTCCGCGTTTGCCGGTAAAATTGGAATTACAGTGGCAACCATGGCAAATATAAAGACAGCGGAGTCAGCCAGAAATGGCGGCTTAAGACCTTCCTTTTTATCTGCATTCCGTGGCGGTGCCGTTATGGGAATGGCGGTAGTAGGAAGCTCTCTTTTAGGTGTTGCCTTAGTCATGGCAATTACCCACGATGCTACCGCACTTCTTGGCTTTAGCTTTGGGGCAAGTTCGCTGGCTCTCTTTGCCAAGGCAGGCGGAGGAATTTTTACGAAAACAGCAGATATCAGTGCTGACCTTGTCGGTAAGGTGGAGCTTGGAATTCCAGAGGATGACCCAAGAAATCCAGCGGTTATTGCAGACAACGTGGGCGACAATGTAGGTGATGTGGCAGGAATGGGAGCGGATTTATTCGATTCTAACGTGGCTTCCATGGCTTCTGCTCTGGTTATGGCAATCGCTCTTGGCAATAAGATGGGAGTCGATTACGCAGCTATGGTATTTTGCTATGCAGCCCTTGGACTGTTATCCTCAATCTTTGGAGTTATGGCCGCACGTATGGGGAAAAAAGGCGATCCTACCATGGCACTCAATATGAGTACGTATCTTACGACAGGCATCTTTGCAGTTCTGACCGCAGGCGCGACCGCTTTCTTTTCCTTTGACTGGCGTATCTGGGGAGCAACGGCAATTGGTCTGCTTGTGGGCGTTATTATAGGTATTACCAGTGATTACTTTACCAATGACAACAAAAAACCTGTCCGAAATGTGGCAAAGGCATCAGAATCCGGCCCGGCATTTACTATTTTGTCCGGTGTATCCTATGGATTTTTAAGTGTACTTCCTTCCATGGTCGGTATTGGAATTTCAGCAATGATTTCCTACCACCTTTGTGCATCCATTTCACCCGATGATCCCATTGCAGGAATGTTTGGTATTTCCATGGCAGCAGTTGGTATGCTTTCCATCGTTGGTATGATCATATCCAATGATGCATACGGGCCTATTGCGGATAATGCCAGAGGTCTTGTGGAAATGGGTGATTTAGGAGAGGAAGCTTTAGAAATCACAGACTCTCTCGACAGCGCAGGTAATACAGTAAAGGCAGTTACCAAGGGCTTTGCCATTGCAGCAGCAGGTCTTACGATTATATCTCTGCTTGGTGCGTTTATGAGTGAGGTCAATGAGGCAGCAGGCTCAGTCGTTTTAAAGGGCTTTGATATTATTAATCCATCCGTATTCTTTGGAATGTTAGTGGGAGCAGCGATACCAGCCATCTTTTCAGCCATGCTGATGCTTGGCGTTGACAGAAATGCACAGCGTATGGTGTCTGAAATCCATCGCCAGTTCAGAGAAATCAAAGGCTTAAAAGAAGGAAAACCAGGAGTGATGCCGGAATACGATAAATGTATTGATATCGCGACCCATGGTGCGTTAAAAGAGCTGATTCCAGCTGGATTTGTCAGCATCATTGTTACGATTGCTGTTGGATTTATTGGTGGCGTGGAAGCAACAGGCGGATATCTCACCGGTAATATTATCAGCGGTCTTCTCTTAGCCCTGTTCATGAGCAACTCTGGCGGACTCTGGGATAATGCAAAGAAATACATTGAAGCAGGCGGCAATGGCGGAAAAGGAAGCGATGCTCATAAAGCAGCAGTCGTTGGAGATACCGTAGGAGACCCCTTTAAGGATACCGCGGGTCCATCCATTAACACACAGATTACTGTGGTTTCTCTGGTAGCTTCGTTAATGGCTTCTCTGTTCCTGTCATTTTCCCTGTTTTAA
- a CDS encoding endo-1,4-beta-xylanase, whose protein sequence is MKKSVKKILTVISAMALTLSSLGVTQAATADQTLLNTYGAKYGRVGTCVNLYQLQNQQTLNVIKQRYNSVTLENEMKPDAMLGGSPTLISVAEAKSLGYYIPSNYTESTVPKINFSTVDKVLKICYENNLGLRGHTLVWHGQTPNWFFKTNYNGGTGFVSQSVMNARMEFYIKTVMNHVYTSQYGSVVYAWDVVNEYLHSPGGTGWVSIYGGVTTSPQFVKDAFRYANETLSYFKLTDKVSLFYNDYNEYMEADNIVKMINFINAEKKICNGVGGQAHLETSFPSASYFKQAYTKFANAGLEIQITEFDAGASSEQAQATYVYDIMKSVNEIKKSGGKITGFTWWGLSDDVSWRRDKNPLLHSNLNTPKASYYRTLDAFTDVFGR, encoded by the coding sequence ATGAAAAAGTCAGTGAAAAAGATTTTGACAGTGATTTCTGCAATGGCGCTTACCTTATCGTCATTAGGAGTTACTCAGGCAGCAACGGCAGATCAGACTCTGCTGAATACGTATGGAGCCAAATACGGTCGGGTAGGTACCTGCGTAAATTTATATCAGCTCCAGAACCAACAGACCTTAAATGTCATTAAACAAAGATACAACAGTGTCACCCTTGAGAATGAGATGAAGCCGGACGCCATGCTTGGCGGTTCACCGACTCTGATTTCAGTAGCAGAAGCAAAATCACTGGGATACTATATTCCTAGTAATTATACAGAGTCTACCGTTCCGAAGATCAATTTTAGCACAGTGGACAAGGTTTTAAAGATTTGTTATGAAAATAATTTAGGACTGCGTGGTCATACTCTTGTATGGCACGGCCAGACACCAAACTGGTTTTTTAAAACCAATTACAATGGCGGAACCGGCTTTGTAAGCCAGTCTGTAATGAATGCACGTATGGAATTCTATATTAAGACTGTGATGAATCACGTTTACACAAGCCAGTACGGCAGCGTTGTTTACGCATGGGATGTGGTAAATGAGTATCTTCACTCCCCAGGTGGCACCGGTTGGGTCAGCATCTATGGCGGCGTAACAACCAGTCCTCAGTTTGTAAAAGATGCATTCCGTTATGCCAATGAAACATTAAGCTATTTCAAACTTACCGATAAAGTCAGCTTATTCTATAATGATTATAATGAGTATATGGAAGCTGACAATATTGTAAAAATGATTAATTTCATCAATGCAGAGAAGAAAATCTGTAATGGTGTTGGTGGTCAGGCTCACTTAGAAACATCTTTCCCAAGTGCATCTTACTTTAAGCAGGCATATACGAAATTTGCTAATGCAGGCTTAGAAATTCAGATTACTGAATTTGATGCCGGAGCAAGTTCTGAGCAGGCGCAGGCTACATATGTATACGATATCATGAAATCCGTAAACGAAATTAAAAAATCGGGCGGTAAAATTACAGGCTTTACCTGGTGGGGACTTTCTGATGACGTTTCCTGGAGACGTGATAAGAATCCATTGCTCCACTCTAACTTAAATACTCCTAAGGCTTCCTATTACAGAACACTGGATGCCTTTACCGATGTATTTGGCAGATAA
- a CDS encoding ABC transporter substrate-binding protein: MKLITKRKLIPFLCLCVTVAFTACQKTDKENTEPSGNIAEINDSANGQAAASNPNNTSDASTHTVSTIMGDVEVPVNPVRIVALGNPGDLVSMGVKPIAGDNEVDLFDGLLTADTYTKITSEDYEGIMALEPDLILIADTPKKEEYKKLTAIAPTVATEAYTKSLSERIIFTGKVIGKEADAKKALSEFETQAETYKAQLKNVGIDNKTITVMEGTYLFGDKYGRGADIVYNYLGFKAPDKLQEVFQKGDKYLEISMEVLPEYCGDYILNSVWDGSEDLSQNAVWNSIPAVKNGHVINIDFSNYFSRDLYTSGKQMKLLVEALLALN, translated from the coding sequence ATGAAATTAATAACAAAAAGGAAGCTGATTCCCTTCCTTTGTTTGTGTGTGACGGTTGCATTCACAGCCTGCCAAAAGACCGATAAGGAGAACACTGAACCCTCAGGGAATATCGCAGAGATCAATGATTCAGCCAATGGTCAGGCTGCAGCTTCTAACCCAAATAATACATCAGATGCCAGCACTCATACGGTAAGTACTATTATGGGTGATGTTGAGGTACCGGTAAATCCTGTAAGAATTGTAGCCCTTGGCAATCCCGGCGACCTGGTATCCATGGGAGTGAAACCAATTGCAGGTGATAATGAAGTCGATTTATTTGACGGTCTTTTAACAGCTGACACTTATACTAAAATTACAAGCGAAGATTATGAAGGCATTATGGCATTAGAGCCAGACCTTATTCTGATTGCCGATACACCAAAAAAGGAGGAATATAAAAAGCTCACCGCAATTGCTCCTACGGTTGCAACAGAAGCTTATACAAAAAGCTTATCCGAACGAATTATTTTTACCGGTAAGGTGATTGGAAAAGAAGCAGATGCGAAAAAGGCACTTTCCGAATTCGAGACTCAGGCAGAAACATATAAAGCCCAGCTGAAAAATGTCGGAATTGATAATAAGACCATAACTGTTATGGAAGGAACTTATTTATTCGGTGACAAATATGGAAGAGGTGCTGATATTGTCTATAATTATCTAGGCTTTAAAGCTCCCGATAAATTGCAGGAGGTATTCCAAAAAGGTGATAAATATCTGGAGATATCAATGGAAGTATTACCGGAATACTGCGGCGATTACATACTTAATTCCGTATGGGACGGTTCCGAAGACTTGTCTCAGAATGCCGTGTGGAACAGCATCCCTGCAGTTAAGAACGGTCATGTTATAAATATAGATTTCTCCAATTATTTTTCAAGAGACTTATATACTTCCGGCAAGCAGATGAAGCTTCTGGTGGAAGCCTTGCTGGCCTTAAATTAG
- a CDS encoding beta-galactosidase produces MNNLGLWHGGDYYPEQWLDQPEILNKDIELFLQAGINTVTLGVFAWSFLEPEEGKFDFTWLLKRVDQLYENGISVIMATPSGARPKWMSDRYPNVLRVNETRQRQLFGGRHNHCYTSSVYREKVARINQKLAQTFKAHPGVIMWHISNEYGGECHCPLCQDAFRGWLKKRYDSIEELNRKWCNAFWSHKYLSFDQIESPSTIGENMVHGLNLDWKRFVTEQTSDFAACEIKALREAGAMQPVTANFMYDFKGLNYKRFSQEIDVVSWDSYPLWHKRAEILTARDNGLQHDFMRSLKKKPFLLMESSPSSTNWQGVSKLKKPGMLKLDSLHAVAHGSDSVLYFQMRQSNGSSEKFHGAVIDHYGGEDTRVFQEVCEIGEALNSLKEVSGTSVRSKVALIYDTESRWAMEDAQGPRNNSLYHHEACVKIYSAIKKLGFNVDVISMEDDFTGYEFIAAPMLYMFRSQVEEKLRTFVEEGGKLMVTYWSGIVDEWDHCFLGGVPYGLMDVLGLRSTEIDGLYDGEVNHLVSVSGTWEEKEYECRNLCDLIKVQGAEALFVYRDDFYQGYPALTRNQYGKGLAYYVCADVEAKFYDDFFRRVMKESKIEPLVRGEIPEGLEVCSRESDEFEYLFIQNFNREPVTLSSELMDDLEAGTFLYGDKSDHGEIGGFQTLVVKREK; encoded by the coding sequence ATGAATAACTTGGGATTATGGCATGGAGGAGATTACTATCCGGAGCAATGGCTGGACCAGCCTGAAATACTGAATAAGGATATAGAGCTGTTTTTACAGGCCGGTATCAATACGGTTACTCTTGGTGTATTTGCCTGGTCGTTTCTGGAGCCGGAGGAAGGGAAGTTTGATTTTACCTGGCTTCTTAAACGGGTGGACCAGCTTTATGAAAATGGAATTTCTGTCATCATGGCGACTCCCTCAGGAGCCCGGCCGAAATGGATGTCAGACCGTTATCCTAACGTACTTAGAGTGAATGAAACAAGGCAGCGCCAGCTGTTTGGAGGAAGACATAATCATTGCTACACCTCTTCGGTATACCGGGAAAAGGTAGCACGGATCAACCAGAAGCTTGCTCAGACCTTCAAAGCCCATCCTGGAGTCATTATGTGGCACATTTCCAATGAGTACGGGGGAGAATGTCATTGCCCTCTGTGTCAGGATGCCTTTCGAGGATGGCTTAAGAAACGATACGATTCCATTGAGGAGCTGAACCGGAAATGGTGCAATGCATTCTGGAGCCATAAATATCTTTCCTTTGACCAGATTGAAAGCCCCTCAACCATCGGGGAGAATATGGTTCATGGTCTGAACCTGGACTGGAAACGGTTTGTAACAGAGCAGACATCAGATTTTGCGGCCTGTGAAATCAAAGCCCTCAGAGAGGCAGGTGCCATGCAACCGGTCACAGCTAACTTCATGTATGATTTTAAGGGACTGAATTACAAACGCTTCTCTCAGGAGATTGATGTGGTATCCTGGGATTCCTATCCGCTCTGGCATAAGAGGGCGGAGATTCTTACCGCCAGAGACAATGGGCTTCAGCACGATTTCATGAGAAGCTTAAAAAAGAAGCCGTTTCTCTTAATGGAATCCAGTCCCAGCAGCACCAACTGGCAGGGGGTCAGCAAGCTGAAAAAGCCCGGCATGCTAAAGCTGGATTCTCTTCACGCGGTGGCTCATGGCTCAGACAGCGTACTGTATTTTCAGATGCGGCAAAGCAATGGAAGCTCTGAAAAGTTTCATGGAGCAGTCATTGACCACTATGGCGGCGAGGATACCCGGGTATTCCAGGAAGTGTGTGAGATAGGAGAAGCCCTTAACTCCTTAAAGGAAGTGTCCGGAACCAGTGTCCGTTCTAAGGTAGCATTGATTTACGATACGGAGAGCCGTTGGGCCATGGAGGATGCCCAGGGCCCCAGGAATAACAGTCTTTATCATCACGAGGCTTGTGTAAAAATCTACAGTGCGATAAAAAAACTGGGCTTTAATGTAGATGTGATATCCATGGAAGATGATTTCACAGGATATGAGTTTATAGCTGCCCCTATGCTATATATGTTCCGCAGTCAGGTGGAAGAAAAGCTCCGGACCTTTGTAGAGGAAGGTGGAAAACTTATGGTAACCTATTGGTCCGGAATTGTGGATGAGTGGGATCATTGTTTTCTGGGAGGTGTTCCCTACGGTCTTATGGATGTCCTGGGACTTCGAAGTACTGAGATTGACGGACTATACGATGGAGAGGTCAATCACCTGGTTTCCGTTTCTGGAACATGGGAAGAGAAGGAGTATGAGTGCCGCAACCTATGCGATCTTATAAAAGTCCAGGGGGCGGAAGCGCTTTTTGTATACAGGGATGATTTTTATCAGGGATATCCGGCACTGACCAGAAATCAGTATGGGAAGGGCCTTGCTTATTATGTATGTGCAGATGTAGAAGCGAAATTTTATGATGACTTCTTTAGAAGGGTCATGAAGGAAAGTAAGATTGAACCACTGGTAAGAGGAGAGATTCCAGAGGGCTTAGAAGTGTGCTCCAGAGAGTCTGATGAGTTTGAATATCTGTTTATCCAGAATTTTAACAGGGAACCCGTAACGCTTTCTTCTGAGCTGATGGATGATCTTGAGGCTGGGACTTTCCTGTATGGAGATAAATCTGATCATGGTGAAATTGGCGGATTTCAGACATTGGTGGTAAAAAGAGAAAAGTAA
- a CDS encoding chloride channel protein produces the protein MLKKVFLLYRDLILLTLIAVPIGILAGLVDTVFGRTLLWLTEIRSHHVFWLLPFLGVAGVLILWFYKKAGGRSIKGMALIFETGHGISPDIPLRLIPFSILSTWITHLFGGSAGREGVAVQIGGTIAHWFGRRLPIKDSGKILLIAGMAAGFGGLFRTPIAAAFFALEVLTVGVLEEKAVLPALFASFTASYVSGLLGLEKFTFLLKDQILISWELVVKLILAGVIFGLTGSFFSFCLHKTKESLLKWFKKPYLRIFIMGTTISLFSLLCWEGRYSGLGTNLIAMSFDHGIYTWDFAFKLLFTVLTLAAGFQGGEVTPLFSIGASLGVVLSSLLDLSPVFLAALGYAAVFGSATNTLLAPMIMGAEIFGWEYFPYFAIVCALAYSCNFNLSIYPLQKRKDGD, from the coding sequence ATGTTAAAGAAAGTATTTCTTTTATACCGTGACCTTATTTTACTCACCTTAATTGCTGTTCCTATTGGAATTTTAGCAGGCCTTGTTGACACCGTATTCGGACGTACCCTGCTTTGGCTGACAGAGATCCGGTCACACCATGTTTTCTGGCTTCTTCCTTTTCTTGGCGTTGCAGGCGTCTTAATCCTGTGGTTTTATAAGAAAGCGGGCGGGCGAAGCATAAAAGGTATGGCCCTGATCTTTGAAACGGGCCACGGAATAAGTCCGGATATCCCTCTCCGGCTGATTCCCTTTTCCATCTTAAGTACATGGATTACACATCTGTTTGGAGGAAGCGCAGGAAGGGAAGGAGTTGCAGTGCAGATTGGTGGCACCATCGCCCATTGGTTCGGCAGACGGCTTCCCATCAAAGATAGCGGCAAAATTCTATTAATCGCTGGTATGGCGGCTGGCTTTGGCGGTTTGTTCCGCACTCCCATAGCTGCTGCATTTTTCGCTCTTGAGGTCCTTACCGTGGGAGTTCTGGAGGAAAAAGCAGTCCTGCCGGCACTTTTTGCTTCCTTTACAGCAAGCTATGTTTCCGGCTTATTGGGCCTTGAAAAGTTCACCTTTCTTTTAAAGGATCAGATACTCATTTCCTGGGAACTGGTTGTGAAGCTAATCCTTGCAGGTGTTATATTTGGCCTTACAGGAAGCTTTTTTTCCTTCTGTCTTCATAAGACAAAGGAATCCCTTTTAAAATGGTTTAAAAAGCCTTACTTGCGGATTTTTATCATGGGTACTACCATCAGCCTTTTCTCCCTTCTTTGCTGGGAAGGACGGTATTCCGGTCTTGGTACGAACTTAATCGCCATGAGCTTTGACCATGGCATATATACCTGGGATTTTGCTTTTAAGCTTTTGTTTACTGTGCTCACACTAGCCGCAGGCTTTCAGGGCGGTGAGGTGACTCCCCTTTTTTCCATCGGAGCATCTCTTGGGGTCGTCCTCTCTTCTCTCCTCGATCTTTCTCCTGTGTTTTTGGCGGCACTGGGCTACGCCGCAGTCTTTGGGAGCGCCACCAATACCCTTCTTGCCCCTATGATCATGGGAGCTGAGATTTTTGGTTGGGAATATTTCCCTTACTTTGCCATCGTTTGTGCACTGGCCTATAGCTGTAACTTTAACCTGTCCATCTATCCTTTGCAGAAAAGAAAAGATGGAGATTAA
- a CDS encoding ABC transporter substrate-binding protein has product MKKRLFSLVLTAAMSASLLAGCSSSAQQGAAGGSTSGETTAAANGAPAKEGKTIKVGVIGPLTGGSAIYGEGAQNAITMAAEEINLSDSEYKIEIVNGGKVVDDASDAKQAINAYNSLLKESPDAVVGSFFSSVTLPIAEQATKDNMLLLATGATNKDVTLKGPTIFRDCFIDPYQGKMAAQFAKEKGWKKAAIIYAKDDDYSNGLKDAFIENAKEAGIEVVYTGECTTKDTDFSSQTSQVVAKGADFLFYPAFLDTVPLLVGAARDAGFDGAIMGGDGWDGADTKGFEDKFSNCYFTNHYSSEDTAPAVTNFVSKYTEKYGKESLNACAALYYDAIYMLAEAAKNGGASDTSSLVKGMTGMTFTGVGGTFTLDKNGDPEKSVAINTFDNGKVKWLMTLSPEGTKN; this is encoded by the coding sequence ATGAAAAAAAGATTATTTTCTCTCGTCCTTACGGCGGCCATGTCCGCCAGTCTCCTGGCAGGCTGCAGTTCATCTGCTCAGCAAGGCGCTGCTGGGGGCAGCACTTCGGGGGAAACAACAGCCGCTGCAAACGGCGCACCGGCAAAAGAGGGAAAGACCATTAAGGTAGGCGTCATTGGTCCCTTAACCGGAGGCTCCGCCATTTATGGAGAGGGGGCACAAAATGCCATTACCATGGCGGCGGAAGAAATTAACTTAAGCGATTCGGAATACAAAATTGAAATCGTAAACGGCGGTAAAGTAGTAGATGATGCAAGTGATGCAAAGCAGGCCATTAACGCGTATAACAGCCTGTTAAAGGAAAGTCCCGACGCCGTTGTCGGCAGCTTCTTTTCCTCGGTTACCCTTCCCATTGCAGAACAGGCAACCAAGGACAATATGCTCCTCCTTGCAACAGGGGCGACGAATAAAGATGTAACCTTAAAAGGCCCCACTATTTTCAGAGACTGCTTCATTGATCCTTATCAGGGAAAGATGGCAGCACAGTTTGCCAAGGAAAAGGGCTGGAAAAAGGCTGCGATTATCTATGCAAAGGATGACGATTACTCCAACGGCTTAAAGGATGCCTTTATTGAAAATGCAAAAGAAGCAGGCATTGAGGTGGTCTATACCGGGGAATGTACCACAAAGGATACAGACTTCTCTTCCCAGACCTCTCAGGTGGTGGCAAAGGGAGCTGACTTCCTTTTTTATCCAGCCTTTTTAGATACAGTTCCTCTTTTGGTAGGAGCAGCCAGGGATGCAGGATTTGACGGAGCCATCATGGGAGGCGACGGCTGGGATGGAGCAGATACCAAGGGCTTTGAAGATAAGTTCAGCAACTGCTATTTCACCAACCATTACTCCTCGGAGGATACTGCCCCTGCGGTTACCAACTTTGTAAGCAAATATACAGAGAAATACGGCAAGGAAAGCTTAAATGCCTGTGCAGCTCTCTACTATGACGCCATCTATATGCTTGCCGAAGCAGCTAAAAATGGTGGTGCTTCTGACACCTCATCTCTCGTAAAGGGAATGACCGGAATGACCTTTACCGGAGTAGGTGGAACCTTTACTCTTGACAAAAACGGAGACCCGGAGAAATCCGTTGCCATCAATACCTTTGATAACGGTAAGGTAAAATGGCTTATGACCCTGTCACCAGAAGGCACTAAGAACTAG